TTGCATCTTAAGGTGTTCAGTTGATTAGGTATACAGTTCTCAGTTTATAATTTTTTCTTCccttttgtttgcttgttttggtTTTGGTTTAGGGTTCTCCTGTAAGGCTGGCACCATTTTGGCGAGTTCTCATAATACAGGATGTGGCTGCGGACGACGACGTGGCTGCGGTATCCGCGGGCCTGGGATGCCCCGTTGTCGAGCTGCCCATCACATATCTGGGCATTCCCCTCACCATCCTGCGCCCCACCAGAGCCCAGATGCAACCCACGATCAACCGCGTCGCAGCGAAGTTACCCACCTGGAAAGCACACCTGATGGATAAGGCCGGGCGCCTCAAGCTGATCAAGTCCGTGCTCAGCGCGATCCCCATACACCAGCTCCTCGTCCACGCCCCCGACAAGAAAACGCTGCACCTCATTGAGAAGATTGAGCGTGGCTTCCTCTGGGCTGGCCGCAAGGAAGCGCACGGTGGCAGCTGTCACGTGAACTGGGGCACAGTCTGTCGCCCCATCGATCGCGGCGGCCTCGGCGTCCTAAACCTGGACAAAGCCGGCATCGCTCTGCGCCTGCGCTGGCTCTGGCTCAGTCGCACGGACCCATCCAGGGCCTGGCAGGGCCTCGACCTGCAGTTCTCCCCCATGGAACGCGCGTTGTTCTTTGCCTCGACGACTATGGTCCTCGGCGACGGATGCACGGCGCTGTTCTGGGAAGACCGATGGCTCGACGGGCGATCCATCAGCGAGGTTGCGCCCCTCTTATATGCGTGCATCCCCAAGCGCAGACGGTGCATCAGAACGATCGCCGACGGCCTACTCAACCACTCCTGGGCGCGCGACATCCATGGCACCATCGGGATCCCGGAGATCGGCGAGTATTTGCTGCTTTGGCGCCGGCTCGAAAGCGTGCAGCTGACGGACCAGGCTGATGCCATGGCCTGGAAGTGGAACGACAGCGGAGTCTACTCCGCCAAATCCTGCTATAACGCCATGTTCCTAGGCTCAACTAGCTGCAGCACCTGGAGACTGACCTGGCGCACTTGGGCACCACAGAGCGTCAAGTTCTTCCTGTGGCTCGCCAACCTGGACCGATGCTGGACGGCCGCACGCCTGCAACGCCGGGGGCTCCAACACCACCCCCGCTGCCTGCTCTGCGATCAGGAGATGGAAACCATGCAACACCTCTTGACAGGCTGCTGCTTCTCCCAGCAGGTTTGGTTCGAGGTTCTTGCCTGGCTGCGTGCCACCTGTAAAGCTGTAACCCTCCTGAACGCGACGACTCGATCCACACTTGGTGGCACAGGGCACGGCAAAGCTCCCCAGCTCCCAGCCATAAGGGCCTGGCATCCATCACCTTGCTTGTCTCCTGGATGCTCTGGAAGCATCGCAATGACTGCGTGTTCAATGGAGCCCAACCCTCCATCAGCACCGTCGTCAACAACATCAAGGAGGAAGCCGCTCTTTGGGCAAGGGCAGGAGCCCAGGGGCTACGCATGATCCTACCCCAGACCTGTACACTAGcaccagcccccccccccccccccctgtttTGCTTCCCTACCCAACCGTGTTGTATCACCCCTTAGGGGGCATGTAACCGTAAACCTTCCCTCtgttcaatgaaatgaaacgcaaaggctttttgcgttttctcgaaaataATACAGGATGACGTGCATTTATGTACATGCTCAAGAAAAGAAAATGCATGTTAACAAAGGCACTTATAGAGCAAAAGAGACTTTATTCAAAGGTTGTACATACCTGTGTATTTGCAGCTTCACTGGAATCTCTGAAATCTGGCCATGTCTGTAGTAAAATGTATCTGGTAGAGGATATCAGTATTACGAGTCCAGCAACCAATTCGAGATGCCAACTTTCAGAATTGACTGCATAACAGCACTAGATTAGTATGCTTGGGGGCGTTTAGCTGAATCGACACCATTACATGACTTCTCATTCATTTTGTGAGAGAACAAGGAGCAAACTACTGACATGATACAACCGTAGAGTCAGCAAATGGCCATCCATTTGAAGATGCAATGTGTGATACCTGAAAACAAACAGTATGACATGTCTGTTACTACTAGAATGCCCTGCCATCCTACAGAGTACAACATTATACGTGCTTTAGAAAGTCTGGTGCTCCCAATAGCTGGTCTTTTGTTGAAATAATACTAGCTTTTGCAACCACTGCAAAACCAATGTTTACCTCACGAAGAACAAGACCAGACGCAAGCAGCAAGCCAGATGTGAGAGTGCAGGACTGAAGAACAGCACTCCTTGGGGCACCTGCAGGTTTCTCATCACTAGTAACAACTCCATTGACCTCAAGGATGCTAGCGGGATTTTCGCTGTTGCTTGAAGAAGTGTCTTCACCATTCAGTGTAGGACCTTTGGACATATTACGGGAGCGTCTCCGTTTCCTCTCATTGTTCTTTGCTGCATATATTCTGGCCACCTTCAGTAAATAGCACGAGGTCTGGGTGTCACAGATACTACGTGAGGAATTAACTGAACTTTTTTTTAACGCTCGGGTGTAAGTAATACTTACATTACGTGGAGCAGAATGTAGATGTTTACAGGAAACGGCTGAAATCTGGCATTTCCAACCTGATCAAACATGATCTGCCAATGTAAGGATATCAAAATGACGATCAAAGACATATTTATATGACACAAAAAGGAAGATAAATGCCCAGAAGACGTATGGGAGATTGCAGAGTGATCAGGAAAAAAAATAACTGCCCGCTTGGATTCATCCCAATCCTCTCTGCTTGGCATACTGCAGAACCGGTGCCGAACACAGTACACACACAAAGGGGGGAGAAATTGGAGTAGAATCCACAGTGGGGATTAGCTTAAATGCAAGCTTCATGTCAACCTATGTCCAGGGTCCAATCCAAGAACTTCAATCGGGCCAAGTaaaagaggaaaagggatgataaATTACGCATACCTTGGAGGGAGAATGGGTGGCGACAGGACCGTGCGCTCTCTGCGAGCATCATCATCCGCAACGAGTGGCCACAATTAAGCCCTGGGATctgtggtggggggggggggggggggggggattacaCCAAGATTGCTAGCGGAAAATTTGATTGAGAAAATCCTACAGTAACATGCGGTGTATGATCAATGGCAGATCTAAGGACTAACGTAGAGCATATGATCAATTTCTGAAGATGTCAAAAACAAGGGTGACAAAGAGAGGAATGGTGAAATGTGGCTATAGGTGTTCCGTAAAAACATATGGCTGTGAACACCGTATCTGCCTGCTGGCCGTGGCTTTTTGGGAAGGGTCTCATCATGTATCCAGTCTAGCCATTTCTTGATCGATTTTAACAAATTTGTTTGCGTGTAGAAAACAGATATTTGTTGGGAGAAAAAAAATTAATCATTAGTTTGCTCAACAAAATACGAATGCCACAAAAATCGTACCATTGGAAACTTCTGTTTATATCCGTAGGGTAGCCGTGAGTCAATGGGATTGGTGAACATTACGAAACAAAGTAAATCACTACAGGATAATGCGCAGACATCTACAGCAAGCCGTTGGCACATGCAGAAAAGCCATTGGCTTAGGTCTATGCCGACCGTAGCAATCATCATACCTCTGGCAGCACAGCTAGGGTCGGTAGTCAAGGCAAAGAAAAGTAGGGCCAGAAAAATTTACGATACTAGTAATATTCGTAAAAGTATTAAGAGAAGAATTAAGAAATAGTTTTTATAATGCAGAATTTAAAAGGTATGAATTGGAATCCGAGTGGTTTTGATGATACTGCTAAGCATCTTTTTGTCAAAGAGGCAATTAGGGAGCATAAATTAGATTTTATAGTCTTGTTGGAGACTGGAATATCTAATTTCTCTATTCCTTTTTTGAATCAACTTGCTGCGCGATACAATTAATCTTGGTTTTGTTTACCACCACATGGTCGATCTGGATGCATTTTAGTAGGAATAAATTCAGATACTCTTGAGGTGTTAAAGGTGAGTACTAGAGATTTTTGTGTCAAACTCCAAATTAAGTGTAAAAGAGATGGTTTCGAATGGATTTTAGTGCCAGTCTATGAGGCTGCCCAAGACCCACATAAAGCTGAATTTTTAGCAGAATTAATGCGAACTTGTGAGACTGAAACATTACCTATGTTGGTAGGTGGTGATTTCAATATTATTCGAAATCGCGAAGAAAAAAACAATAATAATTTTAAGGCTCGTTGGACTTTTGTCTTTAATGCAATTATTGAATATTTAAACCTGCGTGAAATTACTCTATCGGGGAGACAATTTACGTGGGCGAGTCGTAGAGCGGAACCAACTTATGAGAAGCTGAATAGAGTTCTAGCTTCCATCTCTTGGGAACAAAAATTCTCCTTAGTCACTGTTCGTGCATTGACAAGGGCAGATTCCGACCATACACCGATTCTTATTGATTTAGGGGTGAAAGCACACTTGGGTAATAAGCCTAAATTTTCTTTTGAGTTGCATTGGTTGCGACAAGAAGCTTTCTTCGATATGATTGAAAAAGAGTGGAATTCGGTTATGGTAGGTTTGAATCCGATGGATGTTTGGTTGAATAAGTTAAGACATATAAGAAAACTTCTGAAAGGATGGGCAAAAAATTAAAGTGGGAAGTATAAGAAAGAGTAGGagagattacttggtattattgaTCATTTAGATGTGAAAGCTGAAACAAATAACTTGACTTTTTTCGGAAAGGGGAGTTCTAAAAAACGAAAATGAGAATCTAAATAAattaagaagagaagaggagtctAAGTGGGCTCAAAGAGCGAAGGTTAAACATATTCATGAAGGGGGGAATAATACGAGATACTTTCACTTGATTGCAAATGGAAATcattgaaaaaagaaaaaaaattcagCTAGAAACAAGAAGGAACCATTGTTGGTGAAGATAATCTGAAGGTCTATATTACTGAATTCTATAAGAAATTATTTGGGGAACCGACGTCAAATAATATTTCGTTAGTAGAGGAGGAGGTGCATGACATTCCTCAGATCTCAGATGTTGAGAATGAGATATTGACAGCTCCTTTTTTCGAGGAAGAGGTTTATGACGATCTCAgagatggaacataataaagctcCCGGGCCTGACGGTTTCCCGGCGGAGTTTTATAAAAAAAAATTGGGTGGTAATAAAGGATGAATTGATGGCGCTTTTTAACCAGTTTAGTAATGGAGATTTGCCTCTTTATAAACTGAATTTTGGCGTAATCACATTACTACCTAAGAAAGAGGATGTGGTTCAAATACATCAATATAGACCAACTTGTTTATTAAATGTGTGTTTTCAATTTTTTACTAAAGCGGGCACAAATCGTATAACGGGGATTGCCCCAAGAGTTATAAAGCCAACACAATCTGCTTTTATGCCAGGGAGGAATATATTAGAAGGGGTGGTCATTCTGCATGAAACTATTCATGAGTTACATGCTAAGAAAATTGATGGGGTTTTATTCAAGATTGATTTTGAAAATGCGTACGATAAATAAAATGACCCTTCTTACAACAGACTTTAAG
This Lolium perenne isolate Kyuss_39 chromosome 1, Kyuss_2.0, whole genome shotgun sequence DNA region includes the following protein-coding sequences:
- the LOC127293850 gene encoding uncharacterized protein isoform X2; the encoded protein is MSKGPTLNGEDTSSSNSENPASILEVNGVVTSDEKPAGAPRSAVLQSCTLTSGLLLASGLVLREVSHIASSNGWPFADSTVVSFNSESWHLELVAGLVILISSTRYILLQTWPDFRDSSEAANTQILTSLEPLDYIVVACLPGISEELLFRGALMPIFGLNWLSALVAGAFFGVLHLGNGRRYSFAIWATFVGLAYGLATIASSSIIVPMASHSINNIIGGLLWRFTNNSEREM
- the LOC127293850 gene encoding uncharacterized protein isoform X1 → MMMLAESARSCRHPFSLQGWKCQISAVSCKHLHSAPRNVARIYAAKNNERKRRRSRNMSKGPTLNGEDTSSSNSENPASILEVNGVVTSDEKPAGAPRSAVLQSCTLTSGLLLASGLVLREVSHIASSNGWPFADSTVVSFNSESWHLELVAGLVILISSTRYILLQTWPDFRDSSEAANTQILTSLEPLDYIVVACLPGISEELLFRGALMPIFGLNWLSALVAGAFFGVLHLGNGRRYSFAIWATFVGLAYGLATIASSSIIVPMASHSINNIIGGLLWRFTNNSEREM